From the Lemur catta isolate mLemCat1 chromosome 1, mLemCat1.pri, whole genome shotgun sequence genome, the window caggccctgggcatgGGTTGACTGTAGGACTGCGCTCAGAGGGCGAAGAAGTGGATGGGAACATGGTCGGAAGGAGCCTCCAGGGGGCAGCATTAGGGGCAGAGCCAGCAAAACGCTTGAGGTTGGTGTCAGCCCAGAGCTCTGGACTCTCGGTCCTCAGGCCACTCCAGCCCCTCCTTCAGGGACAAGGACAGCAGCTTGGGGCAGGAACCAGGGCTGGCCGTGGAGGGGTGCAGCCCACTCCCGCCAGCAGAGGGCACACGGCGGCCCCAGGACCCACAGCAGGAAGGAGGACCCCGGCTTGCAGGGGTCTGGATCCCAGTGCAGGCTGGCCAGGGCCACGGCTCACCTGCGCTTGAGCTTGTCGGCCAGCTCATCGAGGATCTGCACGGCCTGCCGGTGGTAGTCCAGCTGGGCGTCTACCAGGGCTGAGAGCTGGCTCACCTGCTCGATCTGCGGGCACAGCCGGGGCTGAGGGGCTGCCGCGTGAGCTCCTCCCTCGCCCTCCCTGACCCTCCCGAGGAGACCCCACAgcactccccacccaccctgggaGGCGCGGCAGGACGCAGGGGCCCCACAGGACGCACGTCGGTCTCCAGCAGGTTGTGCATGCTGGTCTCCGCCACCTCCTTGGACTCCTCGAACTTCTCCAGCGCCTGGCGCAGCTCCTCGTCGGGGATCCTGCCCTGCCGCTTCTTCTTGTAGTCGAAGTCCAGGCGGCGGCCCTCCAGCTTCTTCAAGTGGTGCTGGGGGTGGCGGGGACGTGGGTCACGCCAGCGGCCGCTGGGAGGCCTGTCCCCGCACCGCTGGGAGACCCACCCTGCCTGCGCAGGACCGAGGCCGTGCAGGGGTGGTTGGGCCGGCGCCGGGTGGGGGTACCTGGATCTCCTTCAGGTCCTTCTCGCACAGGTTCTGCAGGGGGTCGATGAAGTTCTGCTTGACCTCTATGTCCAGCGAGTCCTTCACCTCCGCCAGGCGCTTCATGGACTCCCCGGCATCCAGCAGGGCGTCGCCTAGACAAGGGGTGGGGGAGCCGTCACCGGGGCCTTCGGGAGCGAGGCCTTCCCCACCTTCCATACAGTCCTGCCCCCCAGGaattcaaagcaaaacaaaggacCCCAAATCTGAACCAAGGCAGGTGTCACACAAGCTGCCCCCTCCTGGTGCCCTCCCCACGTTCTGACAAGGGACTGGGTTTGCCCCAAATTGGCTGAaggtggtggcaggggctggTCTTTCCCTGCTAATGGGGGGATGAGGGGCCTTCTCAGGATCCTTGGTTGTCCTCACCCAGGGGAAATCAGCCACCCACACTGGAAGATTCTGGAGCTGCAGGAGGGGGTGCTAcccactgccctgcccctctGGTCCCCAAACAGCCCCTCTCCCCGTGTCCACCTCCTCCTGACGTGGGCTGATCCATTGgtgcagccccctcctccccacacacagGGAGGTTGTGTGGTCCACCATGTGCCCCTAGCACACGTGCCAGGGCGGTGCCACGGACCTGGACCTGCATAGCGTCACTGCCCCCGCCGTCCCCATGGGGTGGCATGTGGCCTGCAGGGAGCAGTGGGGCGTCCACCCCACTCACCGAAGTTCGACTCGCCACCCAGCTCCTTGCCGTGGCGGATCATGCACTCGCCCAGGAGGCCCTCGGGCTGCGGGTAGCCGGGGCTCTTCACCTGGCCCCGGATCTTGGACACGGTGTTGAGCATGGTCAGCTTGGCCCGCGAAGCTGGAACAGGACGGGCAGGGTGGGCATGGCGGCCACTCGAGGGGCAGCAAGGCCTGCACTCTGCTGGCACCACAGGGTATTTCTCACATGCACCCTTGGCCCAGGGACCCTGACCTAGGCCAGCCTGCAACAAGCACGGCTCCTGGGGAGGCTCCCAGGGGACCCTTCTCCGCTCTAGTCTGCCTCAACGGAGAACCGACAGTGGGCAGGGCGGTGACCAGTTCCTAGATAAATGAGCCCTCCCCCTGGGCCTCCTCATCCTGTAACTAGGCTGTGACAGCAGCTGCCCCTCCCTCATCTGGGGACAATCAGCTGGTCTATCTGTGCACAGGTGCAAGTGAGGTCTGGGCTCCCCTGCCCTGGACCTCGTCTCTCGGGGGGCTGAGGAGCTATGCTCCCTCCCTTGCCCACTTGGGTCTGTCCCCAGCGTGGGCTGCAATTGGACACTGCTGGGTTTGCAGCCTGCCCTATGTCCGCTGCCTCCTGCCAGGGAACCAACTTTGGGTTTTCCCCGGGGAAAGGCCTGCCTCCCTCACAGCCCAGGAGACCCTGCCCCACGTTTCATGGACTGAGGATGGGCCCAAGGAGTCAGCTGAGGGCAGGATGCCCTTCTGTGCTGCAGGAGTGACCTAAAGCTAGCACTGCCTGGAGGAACATCACAGAGGGAGCTGAGCTGCCAGCTGAAGTGGAAAGGGCATGACCCCACAGATAGCCTCTGGACCCCTGGATCGGGCCATGCCTGAAGCCTGCACGCCCATGGGCATTCCAGTTCTGCCAGCCCACACATTTCCTCTTCATGCTCTGGTAGCTGGAACATTCCTGACTGACACAGGCCAGAGGGGTTGGGGCGGACCCCTGGTGGCTGGCTGGCACCCCTACCTGGGTTGGGCTGCAGGTATTCGATGGTTCTAGCCAGTACTTCTGTCACCGCCTTGCTGGTGACATCCACCTTCTGTGAAGAGAGTCAGCATGTGTGGTTTCATAGCCCACAGGGCACCCAAGGCCACCCCAGCACACAGGCCCTCACCTGCCCACCCCGCATGGAGCAGTGGCCTCCCCTTACCTTCTCCATCTCTTTGAAGTCATCGTCCAGCTTGGTTCCCTCAGCCCCTCCGACCTTCTCGCTGACCAGCTAGGGGACAGAAGGGAGACCGTGTGAGACCCAGAGGAGAAGGGGGCCTCACGATGATGTCCAGCCACGTGCACTGCCAGCGGGGGTGGCCAAGCAGTCAGGACGCTCACTGTGGCCTCCCAGGAGTCCGAACATGACAGTGACGCTAGACAGGGCGCCCAGCAGGACACGGCAGCCTCAGTGTGGGAGCAACCTGCAAGCTGCAgaagggcaggtgggggcagctTTCCGCCTCTGTGCGTCTCAGCCGCTGCCCAGGAGCCCACAGTGGGCCCACTGGACAAGGCCCCGTCTCTGTCGCTGCAGAGTCCACAGGCCCAGCGTGGGAAACACGCAGCTCGGAAGATATTGATTCGGGAAGCGCCTATGCAAATGTTCCCGTGAAGAGGAATGTGGAGTTTTGCTCCCGTCCTCAACTGCTCTGGGTCgactttcttaggaaaaaaaaagaaaatcctgacaGTCTGGTTCAGTGAGGCAGCAGCAGCTTAGGGTGAGGAGCAGGGTGCAGGTGGCCGAGCGGGGAGGCCTGTGGCCCCCTGGGTCTGGGTGTATCTGCAGGACAGGGCTGCCTGTCCCTACCCCACGTGGACACCATGAACTTGACAATGCAGCTGACAGGTGCTGGCACATCTGAGTCTTGCTGTGACGATGACAACAAGCACCTGCAGTGGCGTCTCCCCGTGTGCCGGGAAGGCAGAAACAAGCCCTGAATTCCCAAACCACACCCTCAGATCTAGGAAGGGGGACGCGAAAAACTCCAGTAGCTGCAGTAAGCAGCCCTAAAAGGTTGGTGGGAATGTGGCAGGGCACACACTTCCAGAGTCCCTCTGCCCAGGAGGCGAGACCCAGCCCAGCTCAGCAAGGAGGAAGCTTGGGACAAACCATGTCCCTAGCGCTGACCCCAAAGCCAGCCACTGACCCTCCTAGATGCACTCAGGAACATTCTGAGAGGATGAGATGGAAACAcccacctgggggtgggggggaagggtaGGATGAACTGTCGGGCCCCATCCACAAGGGCATCTGTGCCTAGGGGTCAGAGGACAGGGCTCTTCCAGGACAGCCTTGCTCAGGGCCTCGGGGGATGGGGACACTCACAGGGTAGGTAGGATGTGACAGGTCTGGCACTAGGCCCAGCTGTGGGGACCAGGCCACCAGCAAGCATAGAATGGTGGCATTTCTAGTGACACCTGCTCTGAAACACAGTCACAAAGCACCTGGGAGCATCCACTTTGAAAATCAAGGCTGTGacaattttataaacataacGTGGAATCCAATGGCTGCTGGAGAAGGGCTGCTTTGGTTTACAGGGGTGGAGGCAGCTAGAGCAGGACCGGAACTTGGCTCCCAACGCGCTCTGCTCTGCTTGCTTGGCCTGGAGTGGGCATTGCTGGAGTCATCTAACCGCGTCCTGGGCAGGGCATGTTCTGCTGGAAGCTGTCcctggctgtccccacccccacagggcCACACATGCCAGCATCCCCGTGGCAGTGCCAAGATGCCCACCCTAGATGGCGGTGCCGACTCACACACCAGTGCCACCTCCTCTCAGCTCTCGGCATGTTGACAGGCTTATCCAAGCCCCTCAACCCAGGGAAATGGGTGTGGAAACCCTAGCCTCTGTTCCCCATCAAGGCCCAGCCTCTCAGGAAGCAATCCCAGGAACTGCCTGGTCCCCCATTTCCTGAAGGCATGTTCTCCAGAGGCACCCGGGAGGCAGCAGGTCCACAGTGCAGAAGAGGCTACCATGTTTGGCCCAGCAGGGTTTCTCATTGCAGGACTTGTCAGAGCCTTTCTGGGTGGTGGGTGGGTATGGCACAGGAGAGAAAGAGGGGTGGCCGAATGTCCTTCCCAGCAAAATGTGCTCTCTGAGCAAACGGTATTTGTGCAGAGCAGAGCAGCTGCCAGTCCCTACTGACATGGAGGCTCCCAGAGGGTGAGCTGCCCGAGGTCACACACTCCATCAGAGGCTGGGGCTCACCCAGGTCTCCTAACTCGTGGTGGTTTCCACAGTTCACCTGGCCCTGTCCTCTATGGGCCCTGTCACGAGGCCTGACCTCTCTGGAGCCACCTGGCATGTTTAATGTCTCGCGTCAGACTGCACGTGTGAGTGTGTACGCGCACAGAGCGGCGGAGGCGGGCCTCTGTCCTACTGGCTAGAGGCCAGGCTGGAGAGCGAGGTGTCATGCTGGGGGCTGTGCCTGCCAGGCCACACCACCCATTTGTCCTGGCGGTGCTCTGAGCCCTATGAGATGTGGCCAAGGGATGCCGTGAGGACCCCTGTGGTGCCACGCTGTGTGTGCGGGGAAAGGGGGTGACCAGCAGGGCAGTCAAGGGGCCAAGACACAAGTGGGTACAGTGAGGACCTCACAGGGCACCACAGTAGCCTGGGAGGAAGTGCCAAAGAGCAGGAAGGGGGCACTGGAGAAGCTTCAGGTGGGGGCTCTGCCCACATCAGGCAACTCCCAATGGTCGCGGCCAGGGAGCCCGCGAGTGCCCGTCCCCTATGCTCTGCACAAGGTGGCTGCCCCCAGTTAcggctgggtctcctctccccatGTCCTGCCCAGAGAGCTACACCTGCCCCCCTGCAGGGCTCAGCTCTGGgtgccccctccccctctcctcgtGGCTATCCCTGCTGCCCGTTGGGACCCTACGTACCTTCAGGGGCACCTGAGGGTGCTGAGTGGCTGCTGCCCGCAGGACAGGTCAGACCGACTGCCAGGGCTCGATGCCGGCCCCACCACCTCCCACCTATGTGATGTCACACTCAAACTGCCATCACCAGGCCTTGGTCATCATCATGCCCATTGTGACAGTGTGTACCTCACAGGGCTCTGTGTGCTTGTGCTCAGGGCTGCACCGGCACCCGGGGAGCATGATCCCCGTGTTCCCATGCCTCTT encodes:
- the SH3GL1 gene encoding endophilin-A2, with the translated sequence MSVAGLKKQFYKASQLVSEKVGGAEGTKLDDDFKEMEKKVDVTSKAVTEVLARTIEYLQPNPASRAKLTMLNTVSKIRGQVKSPGYPQPEGLLGECMIRHGKELGGESNFGDALLDAGESMKRLAEVKDSLDIEVKQNFIDPLQNLCEKDLKEIQHHLKKLEGRRLDFDYKKKRQGRIPDEELRQALEKFEESKEVAETSMHNLLETDIEQVSQLSALVDAQLDYHRQAVQILDELADKLKRRMRDASSRPKREYKPKPREPFDLGEPEQSNGGFPCATAPKITASSSFRSSDKPIRTPSRSVPPLDQPSCKALYDFEPENDGELGFREGDVITLTNQIDENWYEGMLDGQSGFFPLSYVEVLVPLPQ